Proteins found in one Gimesia chilikensis genomic segment:
- a CDS encoding RNA polymerase sigma factor gives MPETSLYQGSGRNLLEIQIVPGYRRGMSTCENLESRSDEKLADLIKGQGETFAQKQEAEAAFNLLYERHATVLLGFLKVRCSSHVVAGDIAQETWLRAWQKIPEYFDGSHFRGWLFQIAKNLLLDEFRKKKMTSLSEGMDAPDMQDAAQAFINQEEKQQLQDCLSQLDDSRQQIVQLRLSGQSHREISDQLQIDYTTVQTRFHRAKQFLEECVQSTRKETA, from the coding sequence TTGCCAGAGACATCCCTTTACCAGGGAAGCGGGCGGAATCTGCTTGAGATCCAGATCGTTCCCGGCTATCGTAGGGGAATGTCCACATGCGAAAACCTCGAATCCCGATCAGATGAAAAACTGGCGGACCTGATCAAAGGTCAGGGAGAGACGTTTGCGCAGAAACAGGAAGCAGAGGCCGCGTTTAATCTGTTGTATGAGCGGCACGCTACTGTGCTGCTGGGATTCCTGAAGGTACGCTGCAGTTCGCATGTCGTCGCAGGGGACATTGCCCAGGAGACCTGGTTACGGGCCTGGCAGAAAATACCGGAGTACTTTGACGGCTCCCATTTCCGTGGCTGGTTATTTCAGATTGCGAAGAATCTGTTGCTGGACGAATTTCGAAAAAAGAAGATGACCTCACTTTCTGAGGGAATGGATGCGCCTGATATGCAGGATGCCGCTCAGGCCTTCATCAATCAGGAAGAGAAGCAGCAGTTGCAGGATTGTCTGAGTCAACTGGATGACTCCCGGCAGCAGATTGTTCAATTGCGGCTGTCAGGGCAGAGTCATCGCGAAATCAGCGATCAATTGCAGATCGACTACACGACGGTTCAAACCCGTTTCCATCGAGCCAAACAGTTCCTGGAAGAGTGCGTCCAGTCGACACGGAAGGAGACTGCCTGA